In Streptomyces sp. NBC_00344, the genomic window TCGGCCGACCCTTGCCCACGCACCGCCGCGGCCAGTTTCCAGCCGAGGTTGACCGCGTCCTGCATGCCGAGGTTCAGCCCCTGCCCACCGGACGGGTTGTGGATGTGCGCGGCGTCGCCGGCCAGGAACGCCCGGCCCACCCGGTAGCGCGCCGCCTGCCGGGCGGCGTCGCCGAACCGGGAGACCCGGCCCGACTCGACCATGCCGTGGTCGTTTCCGGCGATCCGCCGGAAGGTGGTCGTGAACTCGTCGAAGGTCACCGGCACGTCCCGGTCGAGCACCTTGTCGAACTCGATGGTCATCGCCCGGTACAGACCCGGCTCGAACTCGAGCACGCCGGCCTGCCCGCCGGGGTACCTGCCCAGCAGCTGCGGCCGGGACGGCGGGTCGGCCAGCGTCACGTCGGCGATCATCGCGGTGAGCGTGGCCGGTGTGCCGGGGAAGTCCACGCCGAGCAGCCGGCGCACCGTACTCCGGCTTCCGTCGCAGCCCACCACGTACTTCGCCCGCAGCGGCGGGCCGCCCGACACCTCGACATCCACCCCGTCGGCGTCCTGCGCGAGGCCGGTGACCTCGGTGCCGTACCGGATCTCCACCCCCAGCTCGACGGCACGCTCGCTGAGCAACCGCTCGGATTCCGCCTGCGGAATGAGCACCATGTACGGGTGGCGGGTGTCGAACGCGGCCAGTTCCAGGGGCCGCAGCCCGGCGAAGTGCGTGGTGGGTGCCCGCTTGCGGCCGGCCAGGAACCGGTCGGCGATCCCGCGCTGGTCCAGCACCTCCAGGGTCCGCGCGTGCATGCCGAGCGCCTTCGAGTACGGCGCCCGCTCGGTCATCTTGTCCAGCACCAGCGCGTCCGCCCCGGCCAGTCGCAGCTCACACGCCAGCAACAGTCCGACCGGGCCGCCGCCCACCACCACTACGTCCGCCATGGCACACCCCCAACTAAGTTTTGAGACAAGGTCATTGAGCTTCTGGAGCCGACCTCGCAGGAGATCGGCCGAGGCCGGCCGTTCGCCTCCCGCCACGCGGTGGCGGCCGCCCCTGTCCGGATCAACCCGGTTCAGACCCGCCCGAACGCCTTGTTGACGGCGTCGATGCGGGAGCCCGCCTGCAACTTCCCGTAGATGTTGTTCAGGTGGCGCTTCACGGTTGCCGTCTCGATCCCGAGTTCGCGGGCTATCTGACCGTTGGTCAGCGCCCTTGCGACTCTTTCGAGAACCTCACGCTCCCGCCCGGACAAGTCCGTACTGACCGCCGTCCGAACAGGCGCCGCACTCCCACCGGCCTTGTTGCTCATGGGCATGCGGGAGGCCCGGTTGACCGCGTCGGCGTAGCCGCGGACCCCGGCGTAGAGACGGTTTCCGGTACTGGAGCGGAAGACGGTGCTGATCTCCAGCAGCGCGGAGGTCCGCCGGGCCGACGCCTCGTACTGCACCGCGGTACGGAGGATGGGCTGCATCGCGTTCCACAGGATTTCCACCGCGCGGACCGACTCCGCCACCGCGATTCCCTGCAGAGCGTGGTCGGCACCCACGAGACGCGAGCACCTCCGGGCTTCCACCGGATCCGACGGCTGCTCTCCCGCCAGCGCCGTGATGCAGTCCTCCACGATCGCCCGCGCCTGGTCGCGGCACGTCGGCCACGCCTCCTTGCGCATGGCCAGCGGACTGTGGACTGCGCGCAGCGCGGCCTGGTACGAGCGGATGACGTCGGGAATCGCGGTGCGCAGAAACTGCGCCGCGGCCGGATAGTGCATAGGTCCCCCCCCTGGAGCTCTGACGGTCTCCGGCGTGCAGGGTGCAGCACCAGGCTGAAGTGCTACGGGTCCTGCGCCTGCGGAAGACAATACAGAATGTTCGCTTTGTTTTCTAGGGCAGAGAGAGCCTGTTGCGAAGTGCCCGGGGGGCTACCCGTCACCTCGGCGATCCAACGGGAAGCTCAGCGGGCAGGCACGGCGCCCTGCTGGAACAGCTGCCAGATCTGCTCCAGCTGGGCTCCCGCGTCGGGAAGCGCGGACTCCGTTCCGTCGGCGCAGGCGCGAATGTGCGCCTCAGCGCCTGCCATCAGATAGGCGACGAGAGCCTCCAGGGTGCGGGGCCGTGTGGCCGGTTGAAGCTCTCCGTCCCTGCCGGCCCGCTCCAGCAGTTCCCGCACCACGGGCAGCCAGGCCGAACCCCAGTCGGCAGCCTCTCCGGGACGCTCCCGCGAGAGCCTCGCGGCCGAGCGCACCGTGACGTCCCGGTCCAGCAACCCGGCAAGCCCGACCGTCAGTTCCATCACCGAGCGCAGCGCCGGGCCCTGGGCCGCGACCACCTGGGCGACCAGCCCACAGGTGGCGGCGCGCCCCTGCGCCTGCACCTCGTCGGCCACCTGGCTCTTGGTGGAGAAGTGGAAGGTCAGAGCCCCCATGGACACCTCGGCGGTCCTGCAGATCCGAACGAGCGAGGTTCCCTCGTAGCCGTTGCGGTCGAGTTCTTCAGCAGCGGCCCGGACGAGCACTCTGCGCGTACGTGCCGCTCTCTCCTGTTTCACCGTTGCCCTCCTCGGAATAAGCGCCGGCGGCCGGAGGGTGACAGCAACCGCCCTGGCGGCAGCGCGGCGTCGGGTCGGCGCAGTCAGCCACGCAGCCCGGTCGACCCTCCGACCGGCCCGGTCAGTGAGACCGCAAGCGTGAACCGGTGACCGGACGCGCCACAACGCCGACTTGCCGAAGATGCACCGACTCCACCCCTGATGGCCTGAAGTCTGCAGTCGGAGCCACGGGGGATATAAATAAAGCGATCGTTCTGTATTATTCAAGGGTGAGTGCGCCACCGGGGGCGAGCCCAGGAGGGAACCACCATGTCCGCACACGGAACACTTCAGGCATCTCGGAGCCCCGAACAGATCTCCTCGTTCGCCGATGACCTCTTCAGGCACCTGCCGCGGGCCGACCAGCGCCGGTGGGCGCTCACCTATCTGCAGGGCCTGCTCAGCGCACCGGGCAGGAAATCGGTACGCCGCCTCGCCCTGCCAGAATCCGCCGCCCAGTCACTCCAGCAGTTCATCAACGCCAGCCCCTGGGAGTGGGACCCGGTCCTGGCCGAGCTGGCCCGCTGGACCGAGCAGCGGGCAAAGGTGAAGGCCTGGACGGTGGGCCTGTCGGTACAGCCCAAGCGGGGGCAGCACTCCGTGGGCGTACACCGCCGCTTCCTCCCGGAGAGCGGACGCACCGTCAACTGCCAGGCAGGAGTGGGGCTCTTCCTCGCCACCGAACGGTCGGCCGTCCCCGTCGACTGGCGTCTGCACCTGCCCGAGCAGTGGTCCGGCGACCTCCACCTGCGCCGGCGCGCCCGCATTCCCGACTCCGTCGGCCACCGCCCGCTGGGGTCCCACATCCTTGAGATGGCCGACGCCCTGGCCGCACGCACCTCCAGCGCGGTTCCGCCTCTCGTGGCGGACGCGCGCGACTACCCGCAACTCTCCACGCTCATCCATGAGCTGGGCAGGCGGCAGCAGGAGTTCGTCTTCGAGGTGCCCGACTCGCTTCCCCTGCTGCCCTGCGCCCAGGACGGCCGTCAACACCGCACGGAGCCACTCGCGGTGAGCGCCCGGCACTTCCGCGGCCTCGACCGGAGTCTCGCTGTGCACACCACCGTGAACGCATCCGGGGCTCTCCCGCGCCTGGTCGACATGCGCTCAGGGCTGGTCCGGCTCGCGGGTCCTTCCCCGAGCGGCAGGTCGGCCCGGCCCGCCCTGCGCCTGTTCACCGGGGCGACGGAAGCGGGACGCCCCGCACGGCTGTGGATCAGCAACGCGCTGCGCCGCCGCCCCGACGAACTGCTCGGTCTCACCGCACTGCCCGCCCTCGCCGACGAGACCCTGCGAAGCCTGCGGGACATCGGCCTGCTCAACTTCGAGGGCCGTTCGTTTCCGGGCTGGCACCATCACATGACGCTGGTCTCCGCCGCCTGCGCCTACAGCCGGCTCGCCCACGAGGAGCAGCGCATCACGGAGGCCATGGCCGGCACGCGGTCCGCCTGAGTCCGCGTGCGGTGACCGGACCGGATGTCCCGGACCGGGATGCGGGATGCGGGATGCGTCAGGCGCCGGTCACGCCGCCGTCCACCGCCATCGACGTTCCGGTGACATAGGAGGAGCGGTCGCTGCACAACCACGCCGCGGCCTGCGCCACTTCCAGTGGAGCGGCCATCCGCTTCTGGACGGAGCGGGCGACGAAACTCTCCTCCAGCGCCGGTGTCTCCTCCAGGATGGTCTGCATCATCTCGGTGAGGGTGCTCCCCACGACGAGGGCGTTGGCGCGGATGCCCCGCAGGCCGTAGTCCGCAGCGGCCGCCTTCGTCAGACCGATCACCGCATGCTTGGCGGCCACATAGGCGGCCGAGGCACCGGTGGCCTGCAGCCCGGCGACACTGGAGGTGTTCACGACCGATCCACCCCGGCCGGACTTCAGCATCACGGGGACCTGGTGGCGGAGGCAGTTCCACACGCCCCTCACGTTGGTATCCATCGTGCGGTCGAAGACCTCGTCACTGATCTCGTGCAGTGCGGTCCCGGACGAGGCCCAGCCCGCGTTGTTGAACGCAGCGTCCAGATGGCCGAAGGTATCGACGCCGGCTTCGACGACACGCTCGACGTCGTCCGACAGTGCCACGTCTCCCGCTACGGCCATCGCCCGGCCGCCGTCGGCGCGTATCTCCTCGACGAGTGCCCGGATCCGGTCCTCCCGCCGCGCCATCAGCACCACGGCTGCCCCCTCCTGTGCGAACAGCCGGGCCGCGGCTGCGCCGATCCCGCTGGAAGCACCCGTGATCATCGCGACCTTGCCGGCCAACATGCCCTGCTCGCTGCTCATTGCCCATCTCATTTCAGCCGTACGTCCCTGCCCGCGGGCATGACGTCGTAAGGAATGCGGTTCCCCACCGCGCGAAGGGCGCAGCAGGCCGCGTTGTCAGAGGGTTCGCCGCCACCGCTGTGCGGCGGACAGCCGCACAGCCGATCGGGGCAGGGCCGTCACACAGCGGCCGGGTCACTCCACACGGCGCCGGTTGCGGCCTCCGCATCGATCGCACGCAGCAGCTCGTCGTCGATGGCCGGCAACGAACGCACCAGGTGGCGGGTTCCTGCCTCCCGCATCAGCTGCTCCTGGAAGCTGTGCTGGAACGAGCTGGGGTGGCCGATGAAGGGCACGCCGAGCGTCCTGGCGGTCTCGGCCACCCGCGCCACATCGTCGATGAACAGGGCCTGGTCGTACCGCAGACCGAAGACCTCGGTGGTGATCTCGTGGATGCCCGGACGGAAGTCGTTGGTGCAGACGTAGCCGGGGCCGTCGAACAACGCCGCGTGCTCGCCCAGGAAGCTGTCGAAGTGGGCCTTCTCCAGACCCCCGTAGCAGACGGTCCGCAGGCCAAGCGCACGCAGACGCTGGAGCAGCTCGACCGCTCCGTCGGTGAGAGCGACGGGGTGGGTCTCCAGGTACTCCGCGCGCTCCTGGAAGTACGCCTCGCGCATCTCCGCGACAGTGGCTCGGGAGCCGACGGCGGCGGCAAGGCGCTGGAAGGCGATGCGCTGCGGCTGCGAGAAGATGCCTCGCTCGCTCTCGGCCGTGTACGTGCCGCCCCGGCTGGTGATGAAGTGGTGGATGACCGGGCTGAAAGTGTCGTTGAGCATGACGCCGTCGATGTTGACCGCGGCGAGTCTGAGGTGATCGAGCTCCATGGTGTTGCCCCCGTGAAGTGTCATGTCGTCATACGGTTCTGGCCCACCGGTTCCGGTGCGCTGTCGTTTCGGCGGTCACGGTACAGGCGGCGGCCCGCAGCCGCCTCAACTGGTCCTTGGGTCCCGGCAGTTGAGGTGGCGGACTGGTCGGGGGCGCGCGCCCGGTTCCGGCGCCGCATGCCGGGCTCAGGAGGGTGCGGCGCCTGAGGCGTCGGTGTCCGTGACCGTGCCCCTGTCCGCGACGGTCACCTTCACCCGTTGCGGATCGAGGGCGGTGTGGGCTACGACGGACGGTACGGCGATTCCCGGCAGCAGCAGCCGCCACATGCGCACGGCACGCTCCGAAAGGTCGCGGCGGCCGCTCACCGCCTCGGCGACCATCTGCATGCCGGTGCAGGCATCCACGACGAAACCGGCGACCGCCTGGGGCTCCACCCCCGGCAGTAGTTCGCCCTTCTCGTCGGCGGTCTGCAGGCATTCCTTCATGATCTCGACCCACGCCTTGTAAGGGGTGGCGTCCTGACTGCCGAACGTCCCCTGTTCACCGGTGAGTCGCACACCCGCCCGCAGCATCGGGTCGACCTGGAGCTGGTGGGCCCAGGTCAGCGTGATGTCCACCAGCCGTTGCAGGCCGGTCGAGTCCAGCCAGGGAACGATGGTCTCCGGCTGGGCGTTCATCACCGCCCGGGCCAGGCCCTCCTTGGACTCGAAGTGGAAGTACATGGCCCCGGCGGTCGCTCCGGCCCGCTTGAGGATCTTCGTGATGCTCGCGCCGGAGAAGCCGTACTCGTCGAAGACCTCCGCCGCCGCGTGCAGGATCACCTCGCGGGTCTGGACGGCTCGCTCCTGCTTCGGCTTTGCCATCGCACCTTCTCCTAAAAAATAGAACGATCTCTATGTTATCTGGACGGGCCCGGAACCGCCACACCCTCCACCAAGGTCCAGTGGTCGGCCGGCACCGAACGGCGCCAACGCCTCACCGGTCCACCGAAGACTTACCGCACAAGAGGTATGCGCGAGTCCGCTTGCCGGGGGATCGGCGCCGCTCTCCACTCCCACTCGACCCATGGTCAAGGCATGACACGGCCTTTGCTTCTCGTTGACCCTAAAAAAAGAACACTCTTTATGTTTACCGGTGCAGCCTTTACCGCTGCATCTCAACAGATGTTCCAGGGGGAACTTTCATGTCCATCACAGCGCCCAGCCCTGCCCAGATACCGTCGCGCGGCACCTCCACCAAGGTTCCGCGCGAGTACGTACACAAGGTAGTGGGATCCGAAGTCCTCCTCACCGCCTGGCGTCCGAACGGCAGTGACGTCTACAGCGTGGGCGCCCGCTGGCCGCACCAGCACAGCTTCTACAGCCCCTCCCACGGCCTGCACGATCCGCTCCTCGTGGCCGAATCGGTCCGCCAGACCGTTCCGTTGCTGTGCCACACCGCCTTCGACGTGCCCATGGGGCACCGCCAGGCATGGACCCACTTCCGCTACACCATCAACCCCGCAGCCATGATCGCGACCAAGGACCCGGCCCCGGTGGGGATGCGCGTCTCCTGCGCCGATGTGGTTCGCCGCGGCAGCCGGCTGGCCTCGATGAACATGCAAGTGGATCTCATGCGACAGGGCATCCGGCTGGGAACCGCCCGGACCAGTTTCGTCAACCAGCCCCCGGCGGTCTACCAGCGGCTGCGCAGGCAGTACGCGGATGTGTCCGTGGCCGCCGCGCGGGCGATCCCGCTGGCTTCGCCGATGAACCCGCACGAAGTGGGCCGCGAGCGGTTCGAGGATGTCGTCCTCTCCCCCACGGACAGCCCCAACCGCATGCAGTTGAGGGTCGACCTCGCCCACCCGGTCCTGTTCGACCATCCCCTCGACCACGTCCCGGGGATGCTGCTGCTGGAGGCGACACGCCAGGCTGCGCACGCGCTCGCCCATCCCCGGCCGGTGATCGTCATGGCCATGGATGCCGTCTTCTCCCGCTATGCCGAATTCGACGCCCCCTGCTGGATCCACGCCGACCCGCTCCCCAGCGACTCGGCCGGACGCATGCGCGTGCTCATCTCTGCACTGCAGAACGGCACCTGCATCTACTCCAGCGTCGCCACGCTGGAACACCGGCCGCCCACCCACTGAGCCCTTCGCCGAGTTTTCGCCGAGCCTTTTCGCTGCCGCGGGGGTACGGACATGGCGCGGCCCCCGGACGCACACCGCGTCCGGGGGCCGTTGGGCTGCAGGCCACTGCGCCCGGCTACGCCCAGGTGATCAGGCGCTTCGGCTGCTCCAGGATCGCCGCGACGTCCGCGAGCACCTTGGAACCCAGCTCGCCGTCGACCAGCCGGTGGTCGAAGGACAGCGCGAGCGTGGTCACCTGACGGGGCTTGACCTTGCCCTTGTGGACCCACGGCTGGAGCTTGATCGCACCGACCGCCAGGATCGCGGACTCACCCGGGTTGAGGATCGGCGTCCCGGTGTCGACGCCGAAGACGCCGACATTGGTGATGGTCACCGTGCCGCCCTGCATCGCCGCGGGTGAGGTCTTGCCCTCCCGGGCCGTGGTGACCAGTTCGCCCAGTGCCCCGCCCAGCTCGGGCAGCGCCATCGTGTGCGCGTCCTTGATGTTCGGGACGAGCAGCCCGCGCGGGGTGGCCGCGGCGATGCCCAGGTTGACGTAGTGCTTCTGCACGATCTCCTGGTTCGCCTCGTCCCAGGCCGCGTTGACCTGCGGGTTGCGCTTGATCGCGACAAGCAGCGCCTTGGCGATCAGCAGCAGCGGGTTCACCCGCACCCCGACAAGGCCGTACTTCTCCGGGGACTCCTTGAGCTCGGCGACCAGCTTCATGGTGCGGGTGACGTCGAGCGTGACGAACTCGGTGACATGCGGCGCCGTGAAGGCGCTGCCGACCATCGCCTGGGCGGTGGCCTTCCGTACGCCCTTGACCGGGATACGGGTCTCCCTGGCATCGCCGCTGACCGCGGTGACCTCGGTGACCGCGGCGGCCGGTTCCGGGGCCGGCACTGGCTCCGGCGCGTCGGGTGCCGACGCCGCGTGCACGTCCTCGCGGGTGATGATCCCGTCCGGGCCTGACGGCGTGACCGTCGCCAGATCGATCCCCAGGTCCTTGGCGAGCTTGCGGACCGGGGGCTTGGCGAGCGGACGCGCCGTGGTGTGCCCGTTCAGCTGCTCCCGGGGCGCTTCGGCCGGCGGCACGGCACGGGGCGCCTCGGGGGCGGCCGGCGGTTCGGCGGGCGCGCTCTTGCGGGGGCGGCGCTTGGTCGAGGACTCGGCAACCCCGTATCCCACGAGCACCGGCTGGCGGGCAGCCGGGCGGGCCTCCTGCTCGGCCTGCTGCGGAACGGCGGGCGCGGGCTCCGCCACGGCCTCGGCGGGCCCGGACCCCGGTGCCACGTCAACCGCGATGATCACCTGGCCGACATCGACCGTGGTGCCTTCGGGGAAGCGCAGCTCGTGCACCACCCCGTCGAACGGGATGGGCAGCTCGACGGCGGCCTTGGCCGTCTCGACCTCGCACACCACCTGGCCGTCGGTCACGGTGTCGCCGGGGGCGACGTACCACTTGAGGATCTCCGCCTCGGTGAGTCCCTCGCCCACGTCGGGCATCTTGAACTCTCGGAAGCGGGTGGCTGTATCAGTCATGGTCACGGCGCTCCTCAGTACGCAAGCGAGCGGTCGACGGCGTCGAGCACCCGGTCAAGGCCCGGCAGGTACTCGTCCTCCAGGCGGGCCGGCGGGTACGGCGCGTGGAACCCGCCGACCCTCAGTACCGGTGCTTCCAGGCGGTAGAAGCTCCGCTCGGTGATCCGGGCGGCGATCTCCGAGCCCGTGCCGAGGAACACCGGGGCCTCGTGCACCACGACCAGCCGTCCGGTCTTCTCGACCGAGGTCTGCACGGTGTCGAAGTCGATCGGCGACATCGAGCGCAGATCGACGACCTCGACGGACTTGCCCTCCTCGGCCGCCGCGGCCGCCGCCTCCAGGCAGACCTTCACCATCGGACCGTACGCGGCAAGCGTCAGATCCGACCCCGCACGGGCGATCCTGGCCTTGTGCAGCGGGTGCGGGATCGCGTCGACGTCGACCTCACCCTTGTCCCAGTAACGCCGCTTCGGCTCGAAGAAGATGATCGGGTCGTCGCTCTGGATGGCCTGCTGCATCATCCAGTACGCGTCCGACGCGTTGGAGGGCGAGACCACCTTCAGTCCCGCGACATGCGCGAAAAGGGCCTCGGGGGACTCGCTGTGGTGCTCGACCGCGCCGATGCCGCCGCCGTACGGAATGCGCACGACGACCGGAAGCTTGATCTTGCCGAGCGCGCGGGCGTGCATCTTCGCGAGCTGGGTGACGATCTGGTCGTAGGCGGGGAAGACGAAGCCGTCGAACTGGATCTCGACGACCGGCCGGTAACCGCGCAGGGCCAGACCGATGGCTGTGCCGACGATGCCGGACTCGGCGAGCGGGGTGTCGATGACACGTCCCTCGCCGAAGTCCTTGTGCAGACCGTCCGTGATGCGGAAGACGCCGCCGAGCTTGCCGACGTCCTCGCCCATGATCAGGACCTTGGGGTCGGTGTCGAGCGCCTTGCGCAGCGACTCGTTGAGCGCCTTGGCGATGCTCATGCTGGTAGCAGCCATGATCAGTTGTCCTCCTCTGCGAAGGACGCCTGGTAGGCGGCGAACTGCGCGCGCTCCTCGTCGACCAGGGCATGGCCGTCGGCGTGGGTGTTCTCGAACATGGCCATCGAGTCCGGGTCCGGCATGGCCCGTACGGCCTCACGCACCCGCTTGCCGAGGGTCTCGCTCTCACCCTCGAGCCCGGTGAAGAACGCCTCGTCGGCGATCTTCTCCTTCTCCAGATACGTCCTGAGCCGCTGGATCGGGTCCTTGGCCTCCCAGGCCTGGCGCTCGTCGTCCGTGCGGTACTTCGTCGGGTCGTCGGACGTGGTGTGGGCACCCATCCGATACGTGTACGCCTCGACGAGCGTGGGCCCCTCACCCCTGCGGGCCCGCTCGAGCGCCGACCGGGTGACGGCCAGGCAGGCGAGTACGTCGTTGCCGTCGACCCGGACGCCGGGGAATCCGAAGCCCTGCGCGCGCTGGTAGAGCGGCACCCGCATCTGCTTCTCGGTCGGCTCGGAGATCGCCCACTGGTTGTTCTGGCAGAAGAACACCACCGGGGCGTTGTAGACCGCGGAGAAGGTGAACGCCTCCGCCACATCGCCCTGGCTGGACGCACCGTCACCGAAGTAGGCGACAACGGCGGAGTCCGCGCCGTCCTTGGCGACGCCCATCGCATAGCCGGTCGCGTGCAGCGTCTGCGAGCCGATCACGATCGTGTACAGATGGAAATTGTTGGTGCTGGGGTCCCAGCCACCGTGGTTCACGCCGCGGAACATGCCCAGCAGATTGGTGGGATCGACCCCCCGGCACCAGGCGACACCGTGTTCACGGTAGGTCGGGAAGACGTAGTCGTCGTCCCTCAGCGCCCGGCCGGAGCCGATCTGAGCGGCCTCCTGACCGAGCAGCGAAGCCCACAGCCCGAGTTCGCCCTGGCGCTGCAGGGCGGTGGCCTCGGCGTCGAAGCGACGCGTCAGGACCATGTCCCGGTACAGACCACGCAGCTCTTCGGGGGTGAGATCCACCTGATAGTCGGGGTGCTCGATGCGCTCGCCATCGGGCGTCAGCAGCTGTACGAGCTGAGGCTCGGAGCGCTCAGGCGTCCTTGCGGCGCCGGCTCGCTTGCTGCTGCGTCGCGGCTTGCGCGCGGCACTGCTCTCCACGGTCACGTGCGTGCTCCTCCGTCGGTCCGGCCCCCGGGGTTGCCGGTAAGGCCAGTGCGGCTCGCCTGAAATCCGTACCCCCGCACGGGGTGGGTGCGATGTGGCCGGGAACAGGCGTGACAGGTGCCCCGGCGAGCACCCTGTCAAAGGCACGTTACCCAGTGCGTCGCAGAACTGCGAAACCCCATTTGACCTGCGATTTTGCTTGGATTTCCAAGTAAATCGAAGAATGGGCGAACAATCACTGGTCACAGCCTTGCAGGCCGCCGGAACAGGGGCACGTTATACCGGCCACCCCGGGCACGGGAAGAGCTGGTATGTGAGACTGATTCCGTGTCCGGATCCGCAAAAATCAGTGTATTTCTCCTCGACGACCATGAAGTGGTACGTCGGGGTGTTCATGAGCTTCTGTCGCTCGAGGAGGACATCGAAATCGTCGGTGAGGCCGGTACCGCGGCGGACGCCCTGGCGCGAATCCCGGCCACCCGACCGGACGTCGCGGTCCTCGACGTCAGGCTTCCGGACGGCAGCGGGGTGGAGGTCTGCCGGGAGATCCGCTCGGCGGACGAGCGCATCAGATGCCTGATGCTCACGTCCTACTCCGACGACGAGGCACTCTTCGACGCGATCATGGCGGGGGCGTCGGGCTATGTGCTGAAGGCGATCCGCGGCGATGAACTGCTCTCGGCGGTACGGGACGTGGCGGCCGGAAAATCGCTGCTCGACCCGGCGGCCACCGCGCGTGTCCTGGAACGGCTGCGCGACGGCGGAAAGGAGAAGGGCGACGACCGGCTGGCTGCCCTCACCGACCAGGAGCGCAGAATCCTGGACCTGATCGGCGAGGGGCTGACCAACCGGATCATCGGCGAACGGCTGCACCTCGCCGAGAAGACGATCAAGAACTACGTCTCCAGCCTGCTCTCCAAGCTCGGCATGGAACGGCGCTCCCAGGCCGCCGCGTACGTTGCGCGGCTCCAGGCCGAGCGGCGCTGACTCCGAGCGGCACTGACTCTCCGTAGTCCTGAATGCCTTATTCGGGACCTACGTCCTCAATCAAGGGACAGCCGGCCCTTCTCCGCGTCCTGCCGGGTGGCGGAGAGTGGAACCCATGCCCACCGAGGAACTGCGTGCCATCGA contains:
- a CDS encoding ScbR family autoregulator-binding transcription factor, with the translated sequence MAKPKQERAVQTREVILHAAAEVFDEYGFSGASITKILKRAGATAGAMYFHFESKEGLARAVMNAQPETIVPWLDSTGLQRLVDITLTWAHQLQVDPMLRAGVRLTGEQGTFGSQDATPYKAWVEIMKECLQTADEKGELLPGVEPQAVAGFVVDACTGMQMVAEAVSGRRDLSERAVRMWRLLLPGIAVPSVVAHTALDPQRVKVTVADRGTVTDTDASGAAPS
- a CDS encoding dihydrolipoamide acetyltransferase family protein, producing the protein MTDTATRFREFKMPDVGEGLTEAEILKWYVAPGDTVTDGQVVCEVETAKAAVELPIPFDGVVHELRFPEGTTVDVGQVIIAVDVAPGSGPAEAVAEPAPAVPQQAEQEARPAARQPVLVGYGVAESSTKRRPRKSAPAEPPAAPEAPRAVPPAEAPREQLNGHTTARPLAKPPVRKLAKDLGIDLATVTPSGPDGIITREDVHAASAPDAPEPVPAPEPAAAVTEVTAVSGDARETRIPVKGVRKATAQAMVGSAFTAPHVTEFVTLDVTRTMKLVAELKESPEKYGLVGVRVNPLLLIAKALLVAIKRNPQVNAAWDEANQEIVQKHYVNLGIAAATPRGLLVPNIKDAHTMALPELGGALGELVTTAREGKTSPAAMQGGTVTITNVGVFGVDTGTPILNPGESAILAVGAIKLQPWVHKGKVKPRQVTTLALSFDHRLVDGELGSKVLADVAAILEQPKRLITWA
- a CDS encoding HAD family hydrolase produces the protein MTLHGGNTMELDHLRLAAVNIDGVMLNDTFSPVIHHFITSRGGTYTAESERGIFSQPQRIAFQRLAAAVGSRATVAEMREAYFQERAEYLETHPVALTDGAVELLQRLRALGLRTVCYGGLEKAHFDSFLGEHAALFDGPGYVCTNDFRPGIHEITTEVFGLRYDQALFIDDVARVAETARTLGVPFIGHPSSFQHSFQEQLMREAGTRHLVRSLPAIDDELLRAIDAEAATGAVWSDPAAV
- a CDS encoding FAD-dependent monooxygenase — encoded protein: MADVVVVGGGPVGLLLACELRLAGADALVLDKMTERAPYSKALGMHARTLEVLDQRGIADRFLAGRKRAPTTHFAGLRPLELAAFDTRHPYMVLIPQAESERLLSERAVELGVEIRYGTEVTGLAQDADGVDVEVSGGPPLRAKYVVGCDGSRSTVRRLLGVDFPGTPATLTAMIADVTLADPPSRPQLLGRYPGGQAGVLEFEPGLYRAMTIEFDKVLDRDVPVTFDEFTTTFRRIAGNDHGMVESGRVSRFGDAARQAARYRVGRAFLAGDAAHIHNPSGGQGLNLGMQDAVNLGWKLAAAVRGQGSAELLDSYHAERHPVGKRVLDNTHAQVALSRPGHAVDALRELVAELIPDATVNRYLTGMVSSLDVRYPIAGAHPLTGARVPDVDIKTSDGDLTLYQLMHSARGLLIDLSDDTALRGVAEGWADRVDIVSAHPSDQRLDGVDAVLVRPDGHVAWASPTDVDLPGALTAWFGPAR
- a CDS encoding TetR/AcrR family transcriptional regulator; this translates as MKQERAARTRRVLVRAAAEELDRNGYEGTSLVRICRTAEVSMGALTFHFSTKSQVADEVQAQGRAATCGLVAQVVAAQGPALRSVMELTVGLAGLLDRDVTVRSAARLSRERPGEAADWGSAWLPVVRELLERAGRDGELQPATRPRTLEALVAYLMAGAEAHIRACADGTESALPDAGAQLEQIWQLFQQGAVPAR
- a CDS encoding ScbA/BarX family gamma-butyrolactone biosynthesis protein, which produces MSITAPSPAQIPSRGTSTKVPREYVHKVVGSEVLLTAWRPNGSDVYSVGARWPHQHSFYSPSHGLHDPLLVAESVRQTVPLLCHTAFDVPMGHRQAWTHFRYTINPAAMIATKDPAPVGMRVSCADVVRRGSRLASMNMQVDLMRQGIRLGTARTSFVNQPPAVYQRLRRQYADVSVAAARAIPLASPMNPHEVGRERFEDVVLSPTDSPNRMQLRVDLAHPVLFDHPLDHVPGMLLLEATRQAAHALAHPRPVIVMAMDAVFSRYAEFDAPCWIHADPLPSDSAGRMRVLISALQNGTCIYSSVATLEHRPPTH
- a CDS encoding SDR family NAD(P)-dependent oxidoreductase, which codes for MSSEQGMLAGKVAMITGASSGIGAAAARLFAQEGAAVVLMARREDRIRALVEEIRADGGRAMAVAGDVALSDDVERVVEAGVDTFGHLDAAFNNAGWASSGTALHEISDEVFDRTMDTNVRGVWNCLRHQVPVMLKSGRGGSVVNTSSVAGLQATGASAAYVAAKHAVIGLTKAAAADYGLRGIRANALVVGSTLTEMMQTILEETPALEESFVARSVQKRMAAPLEVAQAAAWLCSDRSSYVTGTSMAVDGGVTGA
- a CDS encoding IS701 family transposase; translated protein: MSAHGTLQASRSPEQISSFADDLFRHLPRADQRRWALTYLQGLLSAPGRKSVRRLALPESAAQSLQQFINASPWEWDPVLAELARWTEQRAKVKAWTVGLSVQPKRGQHSVGVHRRFLPESGRTVNCQAGVGLFLATERSAVPVDWRLHLPEQWSGDLHLRRRARIPDSVGHRPLGSHILEMADALAARTSSAVPPLVADARDYPQLSTLIHELGRRQQEFVFEVPDSLPLLPCAQDGRQHRTEPLAVSARHFRGLDRSLAVHTTVNASGALPRLVDMRSGLVRLAGPSPSGRSARPALRLFTGATEAGRPARLWISNALRRRPDELLGLTALPALADETLRSLRDIGLLNFEGRSFPGWHHHMTLVSAACAYSRLAHEEQRITEAMAGTRSA
- a CDS encoding response regulator transcription factor — protein: MHYPAAAQFLRTAIPDVIRSYQAALRAVHSPLAMRKEAWPTCRDQARAIVEDCITALAGEQPSDPVEARRCSRLVGADHALQGIAVAESVRAVEILWNAMQPILRTAVQYEASARRTSALLEISTVFRSSTGNRLYAGVRGYADAVNRASRMPMSNKAGGSAAPVRTAVSTDLSGREREVLERVARALTNGQIARELGIETATVKRHLNNIYGKLQAGSRIDAVNKAFGRV